In the genome of Candidatus Deferrimicrobium sp., the window CGGGGAGGAAATCACGGAGAGCTGACCCCATGGCGTTTCTCGACCTGAAATCGATCAACACCTATTACGGGCGGAGCCACATTCTGTTCGATGTCTCGCTCTCCGTAGAAAAGGGGGAGGTGGTGAGCCTCATCGGCCGCAACGGCGCCGGGAAGAGCACCACGTTCCGCTCGATCATCGGGCTTACTCCGCCGCAGGCAGGCGAGGTGGTCTTCAAGGGGGAGCGGATCTCCGGCCTGCGGGCCTTCCGGATCTGCCGGAAGGGAGTCGGCTTCGTCCCCGAGGATCGGCGGTGCTTTCCGGACCTGACGGTCCGGGACAACCTGGAGGTCGCCGCTAGGAGGGAGAAGGAAGTCCCCTCGCCCTGGACGGTCGATCGCATCTACGCCCTCTTCCCGCGTCTGCAGGAGCGTGAGAAGAACCTCGGGAGCCAGCTGTCCGGGGGGGAGCAGCAGATGCTCACGATCGCCCGCACGCTGATGACGAACCCCGAGGTGCTCCTCCTCGACGAGCCGTCGGAAGGGCTGGCGCCGCTGATCGTATCCCTGCTGGCCGAAATGATCCTCCAGATCCGCAAGGAGGGGGTGACGGTCCTCCTCGCGGAGCAGAACCTTCACTTCTGCGCAAAGGTTTCGGACCGCGCCTTCGTGATCGACAAGGGGTCGATGAAGTTCGAGGGAACGATGAAGGACCTTCTGGCCAACGACGAGATCAAGGAAAAGTACCTTGCCGTCTGACCCCGGGAGATCCCGGGCCTTCGCCGAACGGGTCTTCGACCCCGCTGCGATCCCGGGGAAGCCGGAATCGCTCGCCGGGGTGCGGGTCCTCGAGGTGGCGACGCGGATCTTCGGCCCGGCCACCGCGGACTATCTCGGCCTCTTCGGCGCCGAGGTGATCAAGGTCGAGATGCCGCCCCGCGGCGACTTGATGCGGTACGTGGCCCCCGAGGGGTTCTTCTGGAAGGAGATGTCGCCGGCATTCCTCTCCCTGAACCGGAACAAGCTCCACGTCGGGCTCGACCTGCACCCGGCCGAGGGGAA includes:
- a CDS encoding ABC transporter ATP-binding protein; amino-acid sequence: MAFLDLKSINTYYGRSHILFDVSLSVEKGEVVSLIGRNGAGKSTTFRSIIGLTPPQAGEVVFKGERISGLRAFRICRKGVGFVPEDRRCFPDLTVRDNLEVAARREKEVPSPWTVDRIYALFPRLQEREKNLGSQLSGGEQQMLTIARTLMTNPEVLLLDEPSEGLAPLIVSLLAEMILQIRKEGVTVLLAEQNLHFCAKVSDRAFVIDKGSMKFEGTMKDLLANDEIKEKYLAV